A single window of Meiothermus sp. DNA harbors:
- a CDS encoding DUF4180 domain-containing protein, translating to MNIAMVPQEGLKLQSVQNIPKVIGMGMSADGLILLAEDLPQTFFDLCTGFAGEFFQKLVNYQIHSVLVLPDFNAYGKRFSELAHEHQTHSQIRFVRTLDEARAWLEG from the coding sequence GTGAACATCGCGATGGTTCCCCAAGAGGGTCTAAAGCTTCAAAGCGTGCAGAACATACCCAAGGTCATTGGCATGGGTATGAGTGCGGATGGCCTGATCCTGCTGGCCGAGGACTTGCCCCAGACATTTTTCGATCTATGCACCGGTTTTGCGGGTGAGTTCTTTCAGAAGTTGGTGAACTATCAGATTCACTCGGTACTGGTGCTGCCCGATTTCAACGCCTACGGAAAACGCTTCAGCGAGCTAGCCCATGAGCACCAAACACACTCCCAAATTCGCTTCGTCCGAACGCTGGACGAGGCCAGGGCCTGGCTCGAGGGCTGA
- the pgm gene encoding phosphoglucomutase (alpha-D-glucose-1,6-bisphosphate-dependent), translating to MSLHPLAGQPAPHRILVNIPRLVSSYYALQPDPENPAQQVAFGTSGHRGTSLQGTFNEAHILAVSQAVAEYRAEQGITGPLFLGMDTHALSEPAWITAVEVLAANGVDVRVEKGRGYTPTPLISHAILEYNRGRETGLADGIVITPSHNPPQDGGFKYNPPSGGPADTGVTKVVQERANQILRDGLTEVKRWPLSQALNTVQEFDFVTPYVQGLGRILDMEAIKAAGVRIGVDPLGGSSLAVWQQIAQHYGLNLTLVNERIDPSFAFMTVDKDGKIRMDCSSPYAMASLIGLKDRFDVAIGNDPDADRHGIVTPDGLMNPNHYLAVCIFYLYQHRPQWRPDMGVGKTLVSSSMIDRVAESLGRRLFEVPVGFKYFVDGLLKGTIGFGGEESAGASFLCMDGSAWSTDKDGIILGLLAAEILAKTGKSPSQHYRELEARFGSSAYTRIDAEANSAQKKVLANLSPELVTATELAGEPIRAKLTRAPGNNEPIGGLKVVTENAWFAARPSGTEDVYKIYAESFKGEAHLERVLSEAKEVVNAAFRAAGVL from the coding sequence ATGAGCCTACACCCCCTGGCCGGCCAACCTGCCCCGCACCGCATTCTGGTCAACATCCCCCGGTTAGTGAGCAGCTACTACGCCCTACAGCCCGACCCCGAGAACCCGGCCCAGCAGGTGGCTTTTGGCACCAGCGGCCACCGGGGTACTTCCCTCCAGGGTACCTTCAACGAGGCCCACATCCTGGCGGTCTCGCAAGCGGTGGCCGAGTACCGAGCCGAGCAAGGCATTACCGGGCCGCTGTTTTTGGGGATGGACACCCATGCCCTTTCGGAGCCCGCCTGGATTACCGCAGTGGAGGTGCTGGCGGCCAATGGGGTGGATGTGCGGGTGGAAAAAGGGCGGGGCTATACGCCCACCCCCCTCATCTCCCATGCCATCCTCGAGTACAACCGGGGCCGCGAGACCGGGCTGGCCGACGGCATCGTGATTACCCCCAGCCACAACCCTCCGCAGGACGGCGGTTTCAAGTACAACCCCCCTAGTGGTGGCCCTGCCGATACCGGCGTGACCAAGGTGGTGCAGGAACGGGCCAACCAGATTCTGCGGGATGGCCTGACCGAGGTGAAGCGCTGGCCCCTGAGCCAGGCCCTCAACACTGTTCAGGAGTTCGACTTCGTCACGCCCTACGTGCAAGGCTTGGGCCGCATCCTGGACATGGAGGCTATTAAGGCGGCGGGGGTGCGCATCGGGGTAGACCCACTCGGGGGCTCTTCGCTCGCGGTGTGGCAGCAAATTGCCCAGCACTACGGCCTGAACCTGACCCTCGTCAACGAACGCATCGACCCCAGTTTTGCCTTCATGACCGTGGATAAGGACGGCAAGATTCGCATGGACTGCTCGTCGCCCTACGCCATGGCCTCGCTGATCGGTCTGAAGGATCGGTTCGATGTGGCCATCGGCAACGACCCCGATGCCGACCGGCACGGCATCGTGACCCCCGACGGGCTGATGAACCCCAACCACTACCTGGCGGTGTGCATCTTCTACCTCTACCAGCACCGCCCGCAGTGGCGCCCGGATATGGGGGTGGGGAAAACCCTGGTCAGCAGCAGCATGATTGACCGGGTGGCCGAGAGCCTGGGCAGGCGGCTCTTTGAAGTGCCGGTGGGCTTTAAGTACTTTGTGGATGGTTTGCTGAAGGGAACCATTGGCTTTGGCGGTGAAGAAAGCGCCGGGGCCTCGTTCTTGTGTATGGATGGCTCGGCCTGGAGCACCGATAAGGACGGCATCATCCTGGGCTTGCTGGCCGCCGAGATTCTGGCCAAGACCGGCAAGTCGCCCAGCCAGCACTACCGCGAGCTGGAAGCCCGCTTTGGTTCCTCGGCCTACACCCGCATCGATGCCGAAGCCAACAGCGCCCAGAAAAAAGTGCTGGCCAACCTCTCGCCCGAGCTGGTGACGGCTACCGAACTGGCCGGCGAGCCCATCCGGGCCAAGCTGACCCGGGCCCCCGGCAACAACGAGCCCATCGGGGGGCTCAAGGTGGTGACCGAGAATGCCTGGTTTGCCGCCCGGCCCTCGGGCACCGAGGACGTGTACAAGATTTACGCCGAAAGCTTCAAGGGCGAGGCGCACCTGGAGCGTGTGCTAAGCGAAGCCAAGGAAGTAGTCAACGCCGCCTTTAGGGCGGCGGGGGTCTTGTGA
- the lhgO gene encoding L-2-hydroxyglutarate oxidase: protein MKTCDYLMIGGGIVGLTIALELKKRDPSASIVVLEKEPELAVHGSGRNSGVLHAGFYYTADSLKARFTREGNARWKQFVEERGLKINRCGKLVVAKNEQEVEGLRELKRRGDLNGVETYLITLEEAKKIEPRVKSTELALWSPSTATVDPKACMGAIAAECEAQGIEICLDSPYQGRRGRDVITPQEVYSAGFVVNAAGLHADKVAHDFGLGLRYRILPFKGLYVYGSEPVGALKTNIYPVPDLRNTFLGVHFTVTVDGKAKIGPTAIPAFWRENYEGLKGFDAAEALSILRDEAMLFFRNDFNFRGIALEEIKKYSQAYLVKQASALLEGVKLENYRTWGRPGIRAQLYDHQDKKLVMDFLLEGNPESLHVLNAISPAWTASMPFAEYVVDQIEALHKGKEVAKA, encoded by the coding sequence ATGAAGACCTGCGATTACCTGATGATCGGCGGGGGCATTGTGGGCCTGACGATTGCCCTCGAGCTCAAAAAGCGTGATCCAAGCGCGAGCATTGTGGTGCTGGAAAAAGAACCGGAACTGGCCGTTCACGGCTCCGGGCGCAACTCCGGGGTGCTGCATGCTGGTTTTTACTACACCGCCGATTCCCTCAAAGCCCGCTTTACCCGCGAGGGCAACGCTCGCTGGAAACAGTTTGTGGAGGAGCGCGGCCTGAAAATCAATCGCTGCGGCAAGCTGGTGGTGGCCAAAAACGAGCAAGAAGTGGAGGGGCTGCGCGAACTGAAACGCCGGGGCGACCTGAACGGGGTCGAGACCTATCTGATTACGCTCGAGGAGGCCAAAAAAATCGAGCCCAGGGTCAAGTCTACCGAGCTGGCCCTGTGGTCGCCCAGTACCGCTACTGTGGATCCCAAGGCGTGCATGGGGGCCATTGCGGCGGAGTGCGAGGCCCAAGGGATTGAAATTTGCCTGGATAGCCCCTACCAGGGGCGGCGCGGCCGGGACGTGATAACACCCCAGGAGGTCTACAGCGCAGGTTTTGTGGTCAATGCGGCGGGACTTCATGCCGACAAGGTAGCCCACGACTTTGGCCTTGGGCTGCGCTACCGCATTCTGCCCTTCAAGGGCCTGTATGTGTATGGCTCTGAACCGGTGGGGGCGCTCAAGACCAACATCTACCCGGTGCCCGACCTGCGTAACACCTTCCTGGGCGTTCACTTTACCGTTACCGTGGACGGCAAAGCCAAAATTGGCCCCACCGCCATCCCGGCCTTCTGGCGCGAGAACTACGAGGGGCTCAAAGGGTTCGATGCCGCCGAAGCCCTCTCCATTTTGCGCGACGAGGCCATGTTGTTCTTCCGCAACGACTTCAACTTCCGGGGGATTGCCCTCGAGGAAATCAAAAAATACTCGCAGGCCTATCTGGTTAAACAGGCCTCCGCCCTGCTCGAGGGGGTTAAGCTAGAAAACTACCGCACCTGGGGCCGCCCCGGCATCCGCGCCCAGCTCTACGACCACCAGGACAAAAAACTGGTGATGGACTTCTTGCTCGAGGGTAACCCGGAAAGCCTGCACGTGCTGAACGCCATCTCGCCAGCCTGGACTGCCTCCATGCCCTTTGCCGAGTACGTGGTAGATCAAATTGAGGCGTTGCACAAGGGTAAAGAGGTGGCGAAGGCGTAA
- a CDS encoding mechanosensitive ion channel family protein — protein METSSLWLRILVSIGLLILGFWLGRGGAGLLGWLGRLTPDERDDRYWRVAGWLWWGVAGLMVASLILHVWQVVLEPLHGWGRTLYVWLGERGLAVLLILGATSLALRLVPRLLQRVPVGSGEFSREQVRAQTLKSVLESVLQVLIVVLGVLLALSNLGLNVTALLAGAGVVGLGVSLAAQNLIRDVLNGFFILLEDQYGVGDVITVGQLSGGVERFNLRITVLRDLEGRVHFIPNSTIQQVTVMSRDWARAVVDVAVAYETPVDKALEVIRSEALAFYHDPEWHDKFTDQPPETLGIQQLADSGILIRVLFTTKPKEQWAIGREFRRRIKLRLDAEGIAIPYPTRRIVSN, from the coding sequence ATGGAGACCTCGAGCCTGTGGCTACGAATCCTGGTTAGCATCGGCCTTTTGATCCTGGGTTTCTGGTTGGGACGCGGCGGGGCGGGCCTGCTGGGCTGGCTGGGGCGCTTGACGCCGGATGAGCGCGACGACCGCTACTGGCGGGTGGCGGGTTGGCTGTGGTGGGGGGTGGCGGGGCTGATGGTGGCCTCGCTGATACTGCATGTATGGCAGGTGGTGCTCGAGCCCCTGCACGGTTGGGGCCGCACTTTGTATGTCTGGCTGGGCGAGCGGGGCCTGGCGGTGCTCCTGATTCTGGGCGCGACCTCGCTGGCCTTGCGGCTGGTGCCCCGCCTGTTGCAGCGGGTTCCGGTGGGCTCGGGCGAGTTCAGCCGCGAACAGGTGCGGGCCCAGACCCTCAAGAGCGTGCTCGAGTCGGTTTTGCAGGTGCTGATCGTGGTGCTGGGGGTGCTTTTGGCCCTCTCTAACCTGGGCCTGAACGTAACCGCCCTGCTGGCCGGGGCCGGGGTGGTGGGGCTGGGGGTCTCGTTGGCCGCGCAGAACCTGATCCGCGACGTGCTCAACGGCTTCTTCATCCTGCTGGAAGACCAGTACGGGGTAGGGGATGTGATCACGGTAGGCCAGCTTTCCGGCGGGGTGGAGCGCTTTAACCTGCGCATTACCGTGCTGCGCGACCTCGAGGGCCGGGTGCACTTCATCCCCAACTCCACCATCCAGCAGGTCACGGTGATGAGCCGCGACTGGGCCCGGGCGGTGGTGGATGTGGCGGTGGCCTACGAAACGCCGGTAGACAAAGCCCTCGAGGTGATACGCTCGGAGGCCCTGGCCTTCTACCACGACCCCGAGTGGCACGACAAGTTCACTGACCAGCCGCCCGAGACACTGGGCATCCAGCAACTGGCCGATTCTGGCATTCTCATACGGGTATTGTTTACCACCAAACCCAAAGAACAGTGGGCCATTGGGCGGGAGTTCCGCCGCCGCATCAAGCTGCGGCTCGATGCCGAAGGCATTGCCATCCCCTACCCCACCCGGCGCATTGTCAGCAACTGA
- the plsX gene encoding phosphate acyltransferase PlsX — protein MKPIALDAMGGDHAPKVTVEGALLAQKQGIPVVLVGPTDVLKQELQNQSGDLPIVEAPEYITMQDHATDVRKKRRASINVCMELLKQGEASAVVAMGHTGATLASALFNLGRIRGVDRPTLLIELPSEKGRTYLADGGANVDCRPEWLVQFAVMATAYAQAQGVESPSVGLLSIGEEEEKGNDLTLQTFPLLKATPGIRFYGNVEGRDIFKGTTDIVVTDGYTGNVVLKLSEGEARTLFKWVREALSGGSLLTRLGALLVRPALQGLRARMDPAEYGAMPLLGVEGPVFIGHGSADGRAVLSAVRKAQSVVEAGLVERVRAGIARLAQ, from the coding sequence ATGAAACCGATTGCCCTGGATGCCATGGGGGGCGACCACGCCCCCAAGGTCACGGTCGAAGGTGCGCTGCTGGCGCAAAAACAGGGGATTCCCGTGGTGTTGGTGGGCCCTACCGATGTGCTGAAGCAAGAATTGCAAAACCAGAGTGGCGACCTACCCATTGTAGAAGCCCCCGAGTACATCACCATGCAAGACCACGCCACCGATGTGCGCAAGAAGCGCCGGGCTTCCATCAACGTTTGCATGGAGTTGCTCAAGCAGGGTGAGGCCTCGGCGGTGGTGGCCATGGGGCACACCGGGGCTACGCTGGCCTCGGCTTTGTTCAACCTGGGGCGCATCCGGGGGGTAGATCGGCCCACCTTGCTCATCGAGCTTCCCAGCGAAAAGGGCCGCACCTACCTGGCCGATGGCGGAGCCAACGTGGACTGTCGCCCTGAGTGGTTGGTGCAGTTTGCCGTGATGGCCACCGCGTATGCCCAGGCCCAGGGGGTCGAAAGCCCCAGCGTGGGGCTGCTCTCGATTGGCGAGGAAGAGGAAAAAGGCAACGACCTGACCCTGCAAACCTTTCCCCTGCTCAAGGCCACCCCCGGCATCCGCTTTTATGGCAACGTGGAGGGGCGCGATATCTTCAAGGGCACCACCGACATTGTGGTGACCGACGGCTATACCGGCAACGTGGTGCTCAAGCTCTCCGAGGGCGAGGCCCGCACCCTTTTCAAATGGGTGCGCGAGGCCCTGAGCGGGGGTTCGCTGCTGACCCGGCTGGGGGCCCTGTTGGTGCGCCCGGCTTTGCAGGGGTTGCGGGCCAGGATGGATCCGGCGGAGTACGGTGCGATGCCCCTTCTGGGGGTGGAGGGTCCGGTGTTTATCGGGCATGGCTCCGCCGATGGGCGGGCGGTTCTGAGCGCCGTGCGCAAGGCCCAAAGCGTGGTGGAGGCGGGGCTGGTAGAGCGGGTGCGGGCCGGGATTGCCCGCCTGGCACAGTAG
- a CDS encoding cytochrome P450, producing the protein MQTYHLNINDPAFIYDPYPKLAELRENLPVFFDPVWNKIFFLRYEDIATLLRDKRLGRSITHILSRDELGWPPPNPLTKDFDHFQENHMLDNEPPKHTRLKGLMLKAFTPARVEGLRGKIQKIVNGLLDRAEDQGQMDLLADYAEPLPVTVIAELLGVPEPDRPLLRPWSAKIVKLYELGFTDEQAREANQAVVEFSSYIQQLAHERRKKPGDDLISALVEVEEQGDKLTPDELVANCILLLNAGHEATVNGTTAGFLALARNPEQMERAKEAAAKNQPEFFKLAVEELLRYDTPLPMFERWVLEDFDYKGISLRRGQEVALMYASGNRDPRKFPHPDQLDLTRPDNHHLTFGLGIHYCIGAPLARLELQTSFQTLLRRLPNIHLATDRVEYAGGFVIRGHKAMPVAW; encoded by the coding sequence ATGCAGACCTACCACCTCAATATCAACGACCCGGCCTTCATCTACGACCCCTACCCGAAGCTGGCCGAGCTCAGGGAGAACCTGCCGGTCTTCTTTGACCCGGTCTGGAACAAGATCTTTTTTCTGCGCTACGAAGACATCGCCACCTTATTGCGCGACAAACGGCTGGGGCGCTCCATTACCCACATCCTCTCGCGCGACGAGCTGGGCTGGCCTCCCCCCAACCCCCTGACCAAGGATTTCGACCACTTTCAGGAAAACCACATGCTCGACAACGAGCCGCCCAAACATACCCGGCTCAAGGGTCTGATGCTAAAGGCTTTTACCCCGGCCCGGGTAGAGGGGCTCAGGGGCAAAATTCAGAAGATCGTCAACGGCCTGCTCGACCGCGCCGAAGACCAGGGCCAGATGGATTTGCTAGCCGATTACGCCGAGCCGCTGCCGGTAACGGTGATTGCCGAACTGTTGGGCGTTCCCGAACCAGACCGCCCGCTGCTGCGCCCCTGGTCGGCCAAAATAGTGAAGTTGTATGAGCTCGGCTTCACCGACGAGCAGGCCCGTGAAGCCAACCAGGCGGTGGTGGAGTTCTCGAGCTACATCCAACAACTGGCCCATGAACGCCGCAAGAAGCCCGGCGACGATCTGATTTCGGCTCTGGTGGAGGTCGAAGAACAGGGCGACAAACTCACCCCCGACGAGCTAGTAGCCAACTGCATTCTGCTCCTGAACGCGGGCCACGAAGCTACCGTGAACGGCACTACGGCAGGCTTTCTGGCCCTGGCCCGCAACCCCGAGCAGATGGAGCGAGCCAAGGAAGCTGCTGCTAAAAATCAGCCCGAGTTTTTCAAGCTGGCGGTAGAAGAGCTCTTGCGCTACGATACGCCCTTGCCCATGTTCGAGCGCTGGGTACTCGAGGATTTCGACTATAAGGGCATTTCCCTGCGCCGGGGCCAGGAGGTGGCCCTGATGTACGCCTCGGGCAACCGCGATCCGCGCAAATTTCCCCACCCCGACCAACTAGACCTGACCCGTCCCGACAACCACCACCTGACCTTTGGGCTCGGCATCCACTACTGTATTGGAGCGCCATTGGCCCGCCTCGAGCTCCAGACCTCCTTCCAAACCCTGCTCAGGCGCCTCCCCAACATTCACCTGGCTACCGACCGGGTCGAGTATGCCGGTGGCTTTGTTATCCGCGGGCACAAGGCTATGCCGGTCGCGTGGTAA
- the trxA gene encoding thioredoxin, with translation MSKPIEVNDANFDATLKENPYVLVDFWAEWCGPCRMVAPVMEELAKEYEGKVTVAKLDVDANPQTAMKFRVMSIPTIILFKNGQPVEVMVGAAPKSNFVARLNKHVSVSA, from the coding sequence ATGTCCAAACCCATCGAAGTGAACGACGCCAACTTTGACGCCACTCTGAAGGAAAACCCGTACGTGCTGGTAGACTTCTGGGCCGAGTGGTGTGGCCCTTGCCGTATGGTAGCCCCGGTGATGGAAGAGCTGGCCAAGGAGTACGAAGGCAAGGTGACGGTGGCCAAACTCGATGTGGACGCCAACCCTCAGACCGCCATGAAGTTTCGGGTCATGAGCATTCCCACCATCATCCTGTTCAAAAACGGCCAGCCGGTGGAGGTTATGGTGGGGGCAGCCCCCAAGAGCAACTTTGTGGCCCGCCTGAACAAACACGTTTCCGTAAGCGCCTAG
- a CDS encoding DUF309 domain-containing protein: MQETGLLGTPEYIEALARWQQGRFWEVHEALEPLWLRLCGPERELTHGIILLAAALHKAQTNPTGGWRNFDKALKHLENLPQAYQGIRVQALVEEVRRALQDNLQHRPGFPLL; encoded by the coding sequence GTGCAAGAGACTGGTTTACTGGGTACTCCAGAATACATCGAAGCCCTGGCGCGCTGGCAGCAGGGCCGCTTCTGGGAGGTGCACGAGGCTTTGGAGCCGCTGTGGCTGAGGCTCTGTGGGCCAGAGCGCGAGCTGACCCACGGCATCATCTTGCTGGCGGCCGCTTTGCACAAAGCTCAAACCAACCCCACCGGCGGCTGGCGCAACTTTGACAAGGCCCTGAAGCACCTGGAAAACCTCCCCCAGGCCTACCAGGGCATCCGGGTACAAGCGCTGGTGGAAGAGGTGCGCCGGGCCCTGCAAGATAACCTGCAACACCGGCCCGGTTTTCCCTTGCTATGA
- a CDS encoding YegP family protein, with the protein MAGKFVLSTTANGQYMFNLKAGNGETILTSESYQSKDGALNGIDSVRKNAALDERYERRTASNGAFYFVLKAANHQEIGRSEMYSSQAAMENGIASVKRNAPEAPLDDQTAS; encoded by the coding sequence ATGGCAGGTAAGTTTGTGCTCTCCACTACCGCAAACGGGCAGTATATGTTCAACCTGAAGGCCGGCAACGGTGAGACCATCCTCACCAGCGAAAGCTACCAGAGCAAAGATGGAGCCCTGAACGGCATCGATTCGGTGCGAAAGAACGCCGCCCTGGACGAGCGCTACGAGCGTCGCACGGCCAGCAACGGGGCCTTCTACTTCGTGCTCAAGGCTGCCAACCACCAGGAAATCGGACGCAGCGAGATGTACAGCTCCCAAGCTGCGATGGAAAACGGCATCGCCTCGGTCAAGCGAAACGCACCCGAAGCTCCTCTGGACGACCAGACGGCCTCATAG
- a CDS encoding ubiquinol-cytochrome c reductase iron-sulfur subunit has protein sequence MNRRDAHKALLAGAIGLAVGAPARAQPHPVRVVELEQFAQVGAEAGFGFAGERAFLLRVAPPEAPSPRVQRLGGVYLVAYSRTCPHAGCTVPLPDQRGLIECGCHGSRFRPDGTLLQGPAPTDLQAIRLELREGVVWAVGWLND, from the coding sequence ATGAACCGGAGGGATGCGCACAAGGCCTTGCTCGCCGGGGCCATTGGGCTGGCGGTGGGGGCGCCCGCCCGGGCCCAGCCACACCCGGTGCGGGTGGTGGAGCTCGAGCAGTTTGCCCAGGTGGGGGCCGAGGCCGGGTTCGGCTTTGCTGGGGAGCGGGCCTTTTTGCTGCGGGTGGCCCCGCCGGAGGCACCCAGCCCCAGGGTGCAGCGCTTGGGCGGGGTCTATCTGGTGGCTTACAGCCGCACCTGTCCTCATGCGGGCTGCACGGTGCCCCTTCCAGACCAGCGGGGGCTCATAGAGTGTGGCTGCCATGGAAGCCGCTTTCGGCCCGATGGCACCCTGCTGCAAGGGCCTGCGCCTACCGACCTGCAGGCCATCCGGCTCGAGTTGCGCGAAGGGGTGGTCTGGGCGGTGGGGTGGTTGAACGACTGA
- a CDS encoding alkaline phosphatase, whose translation MKRRDILKAGVVAGVAGALSVQAQSAQANQPGILTRARNLIFFAYDGMGWEDYAIAQFYSRRVLGKPLALERFLATGVSGLQNTNSLTSFVTESSAAGNAWSTGVKTVNGGLAIHVDGRKLSPIFALAKQQGKGVGLVSTATITHATPASFVVSNPDRNAEEEIAQQYLEFGAEVYLGGGQRFFDPVVRRDKKDLYAEFAAKGYGVVKTPAELQASNASKLLGVFSSSHVPYEADRRFQGVIVPSLAEMTRAALPRLAAHSKGFVLQVEAARIDHANHLNDPAGSLWEILAADEALEVVMNFVDQNPDTLLVIGSDHVCGAPALYGAGPSYRESSAGVLQLEAQKGTFEFMLGRLGNNPSPEQVTELFRSVKGAALKPEQAQAVVDAITKRVYLPDGVRYGVQPANTLSWVMRQTNASKPDLPNIGWNSGQHTASPTLFGVYGRGVGAARIGLIDNTYNFTLMTRALGIRFQNPVMSEQEALEVLKSRAEAPILHPEDVLA comes from the coding sequence ATGAAACGCAGAGACATTCTAAAAGCAGGTGTGGTAGCCGGAGTGGCGGGAGCCCTCTCGGTTCAGGCCCAAAGCGCCCAAGCCAACCAGCCGGGCATCCTGACCCGAGCCCGCAACCTGATCTTCTTCGCCTACGACGGGATGGGTTGGGAGGACTACGCCATTGCTCAGTTTTACTCGAGGCGGGTGCTGGGCAAGCCGCTGGCCCTAGAGCGCTTCCTGGCCACCGGGGTGAGCGGCCTGCAAAACACCAACAGCCTGACCAGCTTTGTCACCGAGTCCAGCGCGGCCGGCAACGCCTGGAGTACCGGGGTCAAGACCGTCAACGGCGGGCTGGCCATTCATGTGGATGGGCGCAAGCTGAGCCCCATCTTCGCCCTCGCCAAGCAACAGGGCAAGGGGGTGGGCCTGGTCTCCACCGCCACCATCACCCACGCTACCCCGGCCAGCTTCGTGGTCTCCAACCCCGACCGCAACGCCGAAGAGGAGATTGCTCAGCAGTACCTCGAGTTCGGAGCCGAGGTGTACCTGGGGGGTGGCCAGCGCTTCTTCGACCCCGTGGTGCGCCGCGACAAAAAGGACTTGTACGCCGAGTTCGCTGCCAAGGGCTACGGGGTGGTCAAGACCCCGGCCGAACTGCAGGCCTCTAATGCCTCCAAACTGCTGGGTGTCTTCAGCAGCAGCCACGTACCCTACGAGGCCGACCGCCGCTTCCAAGGGGTGATTGTGCCCAGCCTGGCCGAGATGACCCGCGCCGCCTTGCCGCGGCTGGCGGCCCATTCCAAGGGCTTTGTGCTGCAGGTGGAGGCGGCCCGCATCGACCACGCCAACCATCTCAACGACCCCGCCGGCAGCCTGTGGGAAATCCTGGCCGCCGACGAGGCTTTGGAGGTGGTGATGAACTTTGTGGATCAGAACCCCGACACCCTCCTCGTCATCGGCTCGGATCACGTTTGTGGGGCCCCGGCCCTCTACGGCGCGGGCCCTTCCTACCGGGAGAGCAGCGCCGGGGTGCTTCAGCTCGAGGCCCAGAAGGGTACCTTTGAGTTCATGCTGGGCCGGCTCGGTAACAACCCCAGCCCCGAGCAGGTGACCGAGCTCTTCCGTAGCGTAAAGGGCGCGGCCCTCAAGCCCGAGCAGGCCCAGGCGGTGGTGGATGCCATCACCAAGCGGGTCTATCTGCCCGACGGGGTGCGCTATGGAGTGCAGCCGGCCAACACCCTCTCCTGGGTGATGCGCCAGACCAACGCCAGCAAGCCCGACCTGCCCAACATCGGCTGGAACTCCGGTCAGCACACCGCCAGCCCCACCCTCTTCGGGGTCTATGGGCGCGGGGTGGGAGCCGCCCGGATTGGCCTGATCGACAACACCTACAACTTCACCCTGATGACCCGGGCCCTGGGCATCCGCTTCCAGAACCCGGTGATGAGCGAGCAGGAGGCCTTGGAGGTGCTCAAGTCCCGCGCCGAGGCCCCCATCCTGCACCCAGAGGACGTGCTGGCCTAA
- a CDS encoding HRDC domain-containing protein has protein sequence MQCQTFMLRLDHAKDLERLNRFLAQVMPIQVSSSLVAGEVPFWSVLVFYEGEANVSTSTQASEPAATTNSKAFEALRKWRSQKAKEEGVPPYVIATNAELEAILKSNPQTPAELSEIKGFGKVKAQKYGRELLQVLSQV, from the coding sequence ATGCAATGCCAGACCTTTATGCTGCGGCTCGATCATGCGAAAGACCTCGAGCGGCTGAATCGGTTTTTGGCTCAGGTGATGCCCATCCAGGTATCAAGCAGCCTGGTAGCAGGGGAGGTGCCCTTCTGGAGTGTGTTGGTGTTCTACGAGGGCGAGGCCAACGTGTCCACAAGTACCCAAGCCTCTGAACCTGCAGCAACCACCAACAGCAAGGCTTTCGAAGCGCTTCGCAAATGGCGCAGCCAGAAGGCCAAGGAAGAAGGCGTTCCCCCTTATGTGATTGCTACCAATGCAGAGCTGGAAGCCATTCTAAAGAGCAACCCCCAAACCCCTGCCGAGCTGAGCGAGATTAAGGGTTTTGGTAAGGTCAAGGCCCAAAAATATGGCCGGGAGCTCTTGCAGGTTTTGAGCCAGGTCTGA